The Thermomonospora curvata DSM 43183 DNA segment CCTGCCGCCGCGACGGCCACGGCCAGCGGGGCGGCGACCATGCCCGCCGGCCGGCCCCGGCCGGTCATCCGGCTCCGTTTGGACATTCCGGTACCTCCCGTCAGTCGGGTTCACGCGGCCCGGCCAGGCCACGCGAACCTGACGGTAGGTAAGGACCGTCGGCGGTGCCCCCGGCGCGAGACGGGGGTCGGGCCCTGGTCTCGGGACGGGGCCGAGGCTCATCGGGGACCTCCGGCGGGCAGTGCCCCCCGGTGCAGCGCGGCGATCAACTGCGCCCGGTCGCGGCAGCCCATCTTGCGCAGCACGTTGGAGACGTGGAACTTGACGGTGCTGACCGCCACCTGCAGCTCCCGGGCGATCTCGGAGTTGGTCAGCCCGCTGGACATCAGCCGCGCCACGTCCTGTTCCCGGGCGGTCAGCGCGGTGGCCGAAGCGGTCAGCCCGGCCGCCGAGTCGATGCCGTCCCGCAGCGTGGCCAGCATCCGGGGAGCCAGTTGCGGGGAGACCCAGCCGCTTCCGGCCAGTACGGCGCGGGCCGCCTCGACGAAGTCGCGGTCGGGGTCGTCCCTGTCCACCAGGCCGTCCACCCGGCCGGTCAGCAGGGTGGTCGCCAGGGTCGGATCGTCCGGACCGTCCAGGATCGCCAGGACCCGCGTCCCGGTGCCGGCCGGTGACGCCCGCAGCCGTCCGGCGGTCAGCACGGCGGCCTCCACGACCAGCAGTTCCGGGGATGCGCCACCGGTCCGAGGTGTCCGCCGGCCGGCCGCATCGCAGGGAACGACGGTCCAGCCGGGCCGGTCCAAAATGGAGTTCAGCCGATTCCGCAATGACGATGTGGCGATCCGGAGCACAATTTTCACCACGACAGACTGGTCTCCCCAGCAGGTCATGCCGGCACCACGGGAAAGTCGAACGCCAGGCTCTTTCCTCCGGTGCAGGAACGCGCCTGCTCGGTGCGGTCGCATCGGGCCCGGCGACTCTCCGCTTCCGGCGGTGGACATCGCCAGGAACTTAACAGGCACCAAGTTTGTGAAAACTGTGCGGGGCCGATTCAAGCATTGCTCGGCCGGCGAGCGGATCGGCGTGCCACCGGGTGATTCGCCATCTGTTCTGATGAAAGATTCCAGTCCAAAATGCCTGATCGTCATCTTCTCGGGATCCAGTCACCGGCCTTGGCCGATTTCGGCCATTGACTTTTTTCTGAGCATGGCGCCGGAGGATCGCGGGAAACAGCGTGCTGGAAATGCCCGGCAAACCCGCTGCATCGTTTCCCCTCTGGAAGGGACCGGCATCGTCCCGATCCGCCGTCGCGGGCGCCGAGGCAAGGCCGCAGCGCCATCGAAAGGGTGCGGCTCGTTCCTCGACGGCCCGACGGGGGCCGTGTCGGGGCGGGCGGCCACCGCTTGCCGCCGTGGCGAGCGTCACGATGACACCGCCGCCGTGTCCCTCCGTGCCGGCCATGCCCGTTCACTCCGGCAGGCGGTCGACCCACGCCGCGTGGCTCACGGTCGTGGCATGGGTCCAATCGCCGGGGGCGAAGTCGCGGTTCACCCCGCCCGGTTCCACGACCACTGTTTCGGTGTGCACCGCCCGCCCGGAGTCCGGATGGATGATCAGCCGTTGCTCGATCACGCCGATACGCCGGTCGGACACCCGGACCGCCACCGCCGTGCCCCGGCCGCCTTCCAAATGGCGTCCGCCGCCGGCGGCCGGCTGTATCCCCTCGATCACCCGCACCCCTTCGATGCCGGCCATCAGACGGAACGCGGCGGCCCGTACCTGCGGCGTGACCGGCAGT contains these protein-coding regions:
- a CDS encoding response regulator transcription factor, with protein sequence MLTAGRLRASPAGTGTRVLAILDGPDDPTLATTLLTGRVDGLVDRDDPDRDFVEAARAVLAGSGWVSPQLAPRMLATLRDGIDSAAGLTASATALTAREQDVARLMSSGLTNSEIARELQVAVSTVKFHVSNVLRKMGCRDRAQLIAALHRGALPAGGPR